A stretch of the Bombyx mori chromosome 12, ASM3026992v2 genome encodes the following:
- the LOC119629254 gene encoding uncharacterized protein LOC119629254 — protein MPPALGHHALPGLKPKKVPAHIAVPDLDLDLLTRFSSLDKLVGVTACIKRFIFNCRHNSTDRRSGSLTVGERRDALLFWVRSVQHNKFAEDIYRLQAGKICTVRLQRLSPLMKDDLLRVGGRLTHAPIRYDAQHPLVLPSSSPLVDLIIDHYHRINCHPGADTLHAILRQQFWILSARRVIRHRVYKCIRCFRYRAQARAPLMADLPADRVTPQPVFSQVSTDFAGPFLIKSSTLRNAKLTKAYFCVFVCLSTKAVHLELVSSLSTEAFLAAMQRFVSRRGTPTLVRSDCGTNYVGAKNHLIEVQDFLAQNNDTITHRLANQHITWLLQPPTGPWFGGLHEIAVKSTKKLLYHVIGEQHLTFEEFSTLLTRVEAVLNSRPLCPLSSDPSDFEPLRAGHFLIGRPLTALPEPSFDDKPLSAHKRFQLIQALSQRFWTLWTKSYLHTLQTRSKWLSTSSPPQVGELVLIKEDNQPPLQWKLGRIIRTLPGKDGVIRVVDLDTKHGSLRRPVFKLARLPLDSAHEEVQPRPPQDVRATARRL, from the coding sequence ATGCCTCCTGCTCTAGGCCACCATGCATTACCAGGTCTGAAGCCCAAGAAAGTACCAGCTCATATAGCAGTTCCTGACCTCGACCTTGACTTGCTTACTCGATTCAGTTCTCTCGACAAGCTCGTTGGAGTGACAGCTTGCATAAAACGCTTTATTTTCAATTGTAGACACAACTCAACTGATAGGCGCTCTGGTTCCTTGACAGTTGGAGAACGTAGAGATGCTCTGTTATTCTGGGTTCGCTCTGTTCAACACAATAAGTTTGCGGAAGATATTTACCGTCTTCAGGCAGGCAAGATTTGTACCGTTCGACTTCAGCGTCTTTCACCCTTGATGAAAGATGATCTCTTGAGAGTTGGTGGTCGCCTCACTCATGCGCCAATAAGATACGATGCTCAGCATCCTCTCGTTCTGCCCAGCTCTAGTCCACTAGTTGATCTCATCATAGACCACTATCACAGAATAAACTGTCATCCTGGGGCTGACACATTACACGCTATCCTCCGTCAGCAGTTCTGGATACTCTCAGCACGTCGTGTCATCAGGCATCGCGTGTACAAATGCATTAGATGTTTCCGATATCGCGCTCAGGCCAGAGCTCCGTTGATGGCTGATTTGCCCGCAGACAGGGTCACACCCCAGCCAGTATTTAGTCAGGTCTCTACAGATTTTGCTGGCCCGTTTCTCATTAAATCTAGTACTTTACGTAACGCCAAACTCACGAAGGCATACTTTTGTGTCTTTGTTTGCTTATCTACTAAGGCGGTTCACTTGGAACTCGTTTCGTCACTCAGCACTGAAGCGTTTCTTGCTGCAATGCAACGGTTTGTATCGCGTCGCGGTACTCCTACTCTTGTCCGTTCTGACTGTGGCACAAATTATGTAGGAGCTAAGAATCATCTCATTGAGGTACAAGATTTTCTCGCGCAAAATAATGACACAATCACGCATAGGCTCGCTAATCAGCACATAACTTGGCTGCTCCAACCGCCCACGGGACCCTGGTTCGGGGGCCTTCATGAAATTGCGGTCAAGAGCACTAAGAAGCTACTTTATCATGTTATAGGTGAACAGCACCTCACGTTTGAagaattttccacacttttaaCTCGAGTCGAGGCAGTACTTAATTCCAGACCTCTCTGTCCACTTTCGTCAGATCCCTCCGATTTTGAGCCACTAAGAGCTGGCCACTTTCTTATTGGCCGTCCACTCACCGCTCTTCCTGAGCCATCTTTTGATGATAAGCCATTATCAGCTCATAAGCGTTTTCAGCTCATCCAAGCTCTCTCTCAGCGTTTTTGGACTCTGTGGACCAAATCCTACCTCCATACCCTCCAAACCCGCTCCAAATGGCTTTCCACATCCTCACCTCCTCAAGTTGGAGAGCTCGTCCTCATCAAAGAGGACAATCAGCCCCCGCTGCAATGGAAACTTGGAAGGATTATCCGCACGTTACCCGGCAAGGATGGAGTGATCAGAGTCGTGGATTTGGACACGAAGCATGGAAGTCTGCGGAGACCTGTGTTCAAGTTAGCCAGGTTGCCGCTGGATTCAGCACATGAAGAAGTTCAGCCCCGGCCGCCCCAGGATGTTCGCGCGACAGCGCGACGTTTGTAA